A genomic window from Macaca mulatta isolate MMU2019108-1 chromosome 19, T2T-MMU8v2.0, whole genome shotgun sequence includes:
- the NIBAN3 gene encoding protein Niban 3 isoform X7, with protein sequence MGGRPSSPLDKQQQQHLRETGSHYVAQVGLELLSSSDPPISTSQNAGITGQVDTLMRNFLPCYRGQLAASILRQISRELGPQEPARSQLLRSKKLPQVREHRGPLTQLRGHPPRWQPIFCVLRGDGRLEWFSHKEEYENGGHPLGSTALTGYTLLTSQREYLRLLDALCPDSLAAAPTLGVTTTNVSSIAKCLLGVSVAPGDHTQEEPDSLLEVPVSFPLFLQHPFRRHLCFSAATREAQHAWRLALQGGIRLRGTVLQRSQAPAARAFLDAVRLYRQHQGHFGDDDVTLGSDAEVLTAVLMREQLPALRAQTLPGLRGSGRARAWAWTELLDAVHAAVLAGASAGLRAFQPEKDELLASLEKAIRPDMDQLLRQRARVAGRLRTDIRGPLESCLRREVDPQLPRVVQTLLRTVEASLEAVRTLLAQGMDRLSRRLRQSSSGTRLRREVYSFGEMPWDLALMQTCYREAERSHGRLGQLAAPFGFLGMQSLVFGAQDLAQQLIADAVATFLQLADQCLTMALNCDQAAQRLERVRGRVLKKFESDSGLAQRRFIQGWGLCIFLPFVLSQLEPSCKKELPEFEGDVLAMGSQALTTEGIYEDVIRGCLLQRIDRELKKTLGANDVSCTLDGCLEVPWEQEGADEETEAEREGRTCSRQPGSGAQIQPLCPPPSQGTFRS encoded by the exons ATGGGCGGGCGACCCTCGAGCCCTCTGgacaagcagcagcagcagcacctaaGGG aaacagggtctcactatgttgcccaggttggtcttgaactcctgagctcaagcgatcctcccatatcaacctcccaaaatgctgggattacag GTCAGGTGGACACCCTGATGAGGAACTTCCTGCCCTGCTACCGCGGGCAGCTGGCAGCGTCTATCCTGCGGCAGATCTCCCGAGAGCTGGGCCCTCAGGAGCCGGCTAGAAGCCAGTTGCTACGCAGCAAA AAGCTGCCCCAAGTCCGTGAGCACCGAGGACCCCTGACCCAGCTTCGGGGCCACCCACCCCGGTGGCAGCCGATCTTCTGTGTCCTGCGTGGGGACGGCCGCCTGGAGTGGTTCAGCCACAAGGAG GAATATGAAAACGGGGGTCACCCCCTTGGCTCCACAGCCCTGACGGGATACACACTCCTGACTTCCCAGCGAGAATATCTCCGCCTTTTAGACGCTCTCTGCCCGGACTCCTTGG CAGCAGCCCCCACCCTGGGTGTGACAACCACCAATGTCTCCAGCATTGCCAAGTGTCTCCTGGGGGTCAGCGTTGCCCCGG GAGACCATACTCAGGAAGAGCCTGACTCCCTCTTGGAAGTGCCTGTGAGCTTCCCGCTGTTCCTGCAGCACCCCTTCCGCCGGCACCTCTGCTTCTCTGCAGCCACCAGGGAGGCACAGCATGCCTGGAGGCTGGCCCTGCAGGGTGGCATCCGGCTTCGGGGCACAG TCCTGCAGCGAAGCCAGGCCCCTGCTGCCCGGGCCTTCCTGGACGCCGTCCGACTCTACCGGCAGCACCAAGGCCACTTTGGCGACGACGACGTGACCCTAGGCTCAGACGCCGAG GTGCTGACCGCGGTGCTGATGCGGGAGCAACTTCCCGCGCTGCGAGCCCAGACCCTTCCTGGCCTCCGGGGATCAGGCCGCGCCCGTGCCTGGGCCTGGACCGAG CTTCTAGACGCCGTTCACGCAGCTGTCCTGGCCGGGGCCTCCGCCGGGCTCCGCGCCTTCCAGCCGGAAAAGGACGAGCTGCTTGCATCCCTGGAGAAGGCGATCCGCCCAGACATGGACCAGCTACTGAGGCAGCGGGCGCGTGTGGCGGGGCGACTGCGGA CGGATATCAGGGGACCGCTCGAGTCGTGCCTGCGCCGGGAGGTGGACCCGCAGCTGCCCCGGGTCGTGCAGACCCTGCTGCGCACCGTGGAAGCGTCGCTCGAGGCGGTGCGGACCCTCCTGGCTCAAGGCATGGACCGACTGTCCCGCCGCCTGCGCCAGAGCTCCTCGGGCACGCGGCTGCGCAGGGAG GTTTACTCATTTGGAGAGATGCCATGGGACTTGGCACTGATGCAGACATGCTACCGTGAGGCCGAACGGAGCCACGGGCGCTTGGGGCAGCTGGCAGCACCGTTTGGCTTTCTGGGGATGCAGAGCCTCGTGTTTGGGGCCCAAGATCTTGCACAGCAG CTCATAGCTGACGCTGTGGCCACCTTCCTGCAGCTGGCTGACCAGTGTCTGACCATGGCCCTCAACTGTGACCAGGCTGCCCAGAGGCTGGAGAGAGTCAGGGGGCGCGTGCTGAAG AAATTCGAATCGGACAGCGGGTTGGCGCAGAGGAGGTTCATCCAAGGCTGGGGTCTCTGCATCTTTTTACCTTTTGTGCTGAGCCAACTCGAGCCAAGCTGCAAAAAG GAGCTGCCTGAGTTCGAGGGGGATGTCCTTGCCATGGGCAGCCAGGCTCTGACCACTGAGGGCATCTATGAGGACGTCATCCGGGGGTGCTTGCTGCAGAGGATTGACCGAG AACTGAAAAAGACCCTTGGTGCCAATGATGTATCCTGCACTCTGGACGGCTGCTTGGAGGTCCCATGGGAACAGGAGGGAGCAG atgaggaaactgaggctgagcgGGAAGGAAGGACTTGTTCCAGGCAGCCGGGCTCTGGTGCCCAGATCCAGCCACTCTGCCCACCGCCTTCTCAAGGAACATTCCGGAGCTGA
- the NIBAN3 gene encoding protein Niban 3 isoform X1 — translation MGGRPSSPLDKQQQQHLRETGSHYVAQVGLELLSSSDPPISTSQNAGITGQVDTLMRNFLPCYRGQLAASILRQISRELGPQEPARSQLLRSKKLPQVREHRGPLTQLRGHPPRWQPIFCVLRGDGRLEWFSHKEEYENGGHPLGSTALTGYTLLTSQREYLRLLDALCPDSLAAAPTLGVTTTNVSSIAKCLLGVSVAPGDHTQEEPDSLLEVPVSFPLFLQHPFRRHLCFSAATREAQHAWRLALQGGIRLRGTVLQRSQAPAARAFLDAVRLYRQHQGHFGDDDVTLGSDAEVLTAVLMREQLPALRAQTLPGLRGSGRARAWAWTEVCPASGPGTGGGIRALGFPSHDCRLNSLLVSLTPIPAPCLGSVPHSCPAWGPLDRSGQLLDAVHAAVLAGASAGLRAFQPEKDELLASLEKAIRPDMDQLLRQRARVAGRLRTDIRGPLESCLRREVDPQLPRVVQTLLRTVEASLEAVRTLLAQGMDRLSRRLRQSSSGTRLRREVYSFGEMPWDLALMQTCYREAERSHGRLGQLAAPFGFLGMQSLVFGAQDLAQQLIADAVATFLQLADQCLTMALNCDQAAQRLERVRGRVLKKFESDSGLAQRRFIQGWGLCIFLPFVLSQLEPSCKKELPEFEGDVLAMGSQALTTEGIYEDVIRGCLLQRIDRELKKTLGANDVSCTLDGCLEVPWEQEGADEETEAEREGRTCSRQPGSGAQIQPLCPPPSQGTFRS, via the exons ATGGGCGGGCGACCCTCGAGCCCTCTGgacaagcagcagcagcagcacctaaGGG aaacagggtctcactatgttgcccaggttggtcttgaactcctgagctcaagcgatcctcccatatcaacctcccaaaatgctgggattacag GTCAGGTGGACACCCTGATGAGGAACTTCCTGCCCTGCTACCGCGGGCAGCTGGCAGCGTCTATCCTGCGGCAGATCTCCCGAGAGCTGGGCCCTCAGGAGCCGGCTAGAAGCCAGTTGCTACGCAGCAAA AAGCTGCCCCAAGTCCGTGAGCACCGAGGACCCCTGACCCAGCTTCGGGGCCACCCACCCCGGTGGCAGCCGATCTTCTGTGTCCTGCGTGGGGACGGCCGCCTGGAGTGGTTCAGCCACAAGGAG GAATATGAAAACGGGGGTCACCCCCTTGGCTCCACAGCCCTGACGGGATACACACTCCTGACTTCCCAGCGAGAATATCTCCGCCTTTTAGACGCTCTCTGCCCGGACTCCTTGG CAGCAGCCCCCACCCTGGGTGTGACAACCACCAATGTCTCCAGCATTGCCAAGTGTCTCCTGGGGGTCAGCGTTGCCCCGG GAGACCATACTCAGGAAGAGCCTGACTCCCTCTTGGAAGTGCCTGTGAGCTTCCCGCTGTTCCTGCAGCACCCCTTCCGCCGGCACCTCTGCTTCTCTGCAGCCACCAGGGAGGCACAGCATGCCTGGAGGCTGGCCCTGCAGGGTGGCATCCGGCTTCGGGGCACAG TCCTGCAGCGAAGCCAGGCCCCTGCTGCCCGGGCCTTCCTGGACGCCGTCCGACTCTACCGGCAGCACCAAGGCCACTTTGGCGACGACGACGTGACCCTAGGCTCAGACGCCGAG GTGCTGACCGCGGTGCTGATGCGGGAGCAACTTCCCGCGCTGCGAGCCCAGACCCTTCCTGGCCTCCGGGGATCAGGCCGCGCCCGTGCCTGGGCCTGGACCGAGGTTTGCCCTGCGTCCGGACCTGGGACAGGGGGCGGGATCCGGGCGCTCGGGTTCCCCTCCCACGACTGTCGCCTAAACTCTCTCCTGGTCTCTCTGACCCCCATCCCCGCCCCGTGTCTCGGCTCTGTCCCGCACTCCTGTCCTGCGTGGGGTCCCCTCGACCGGTCTGGGCAGCTTCTAGACGCCGTTCACGCAGCTGTCCTGGCCGGGGCCTCCGCCGGGCTCCGCGCCTTCCAGCCGGAAAAGGACGAGCTGCTTGCATCCCTGGAGAAGGCGATCCGCCCAGACATGGACCAGCTACTGAGGCAGCGGGCGCGTGTGGCGGGGCGACTGCGGA CGGATATCAGGGGACCGCTCGAGTCGTGCCTGCGCCGGGAGGTGGACCCGCAGCTGCCCCGGGTCGTGCAGACCCTGCTGCGCACCGTGGAAGCGTCGCTCGAGGCGGTGCGGACCCTCCTGGCTCAAGGCATGGACCGACTGTCCCGCCGCCTGCGCCAGAGCTCCTCGGGCACGCGGCTGCGCAGGGAG GTTTACTCATTTGGAGAGATGCCATGGGACTTGGCACTGATGCAGACATGCTACCGTGAGGCCGAACGGAGCCACGGGCGCTTGGGGCAGCTGGCAGCACCGTTTGGCTTTCTGGGGATGCAGAGCCTCGTGTTTGGGGCCCAAGATCTTGCACAGCAG CTCATAGCTGACGCTGTGGCCACCTTCCTGCAGCTGGCTGACCAGTGTCTGACCATGGCCCTCAACTGTGACCAGGCTGCCCAGAGGCTGGAGAGAGTCAGGGGGCGCGTGCTGAAG AAATTCGAATCGGACAGCGGGTTGGCGCAGAGGAGGTTCATCCAAGGCTGGGGTCTCTGCATCTTTTTACCTTTTGTGCTGAGCCAACTCGAGCCAAGCTGCAAAAAG GAGCTGCCTGAGTTCGAGGGGGATGTCCTTGCCATGGGCAGCCAGGCTCTGACCACTGAGGGCATCTATGAGGACGTCATCCGGGGGTGCTTGCTGCAGAGGATTGACCGAG AACTGAAAAAGACCCTTGGTGCCAATGATGTATCCTGCACTCTGGACGGCTGCTTGGAGGTCCCATGGGAACAGGAGGGAGCAG atgaggaaactgaggctgagcgGGAAGGAAGGACTTGTTCCAGGCAGCCGGGCTCTGGTGCCCAGATCCAGCCACTCTGCCCACCGCCTTCTCAAGGAACATTCCGGAGCTGA
- the NIBAN3 gene encoding protein Niban 3 isoform X9: MGGRPSSPLDKQQQQHLRETGSHYVAQVGLELLSSSDPPISTSQNAGITGQVDTLMRNFLPCYRGQLAASILRQISRELGPQEPARSQLLRSKKLPQVREHRGPLTQLRGHPPRWQPIFCVLRGDGRLEWFSHKEEYENGGHPLGSTALTGYTLLTSQREYLRLLDALCPDSLAAAPTLGVTTTNVSSIAKCLLGVSVAPGDHTQEEPDSLLEVPVSFPLFLQHPFRRHLCFSAATREAQHAWRLALQGGIRLRGTVLQRSQAPAARAFLDAVRLYRQHQGHFGDDDVTLGSDAEVLTAVLMREQLPALRAQTLPGLRGSGRARAWAWTELLDAVHAAVLAGASAGLRAFQPEKDELLASLEKAIRPDMDQLLRQRARVAGRLRTDIRGPLESCLRREVDPQLPRVVQTLLRTVEASLEAVRTLLAQGMDRLSRRLRQSSSGTRLRREVYSFGEMPWDLALMQTCYREAERSHGRLGQLAAPFGFLGMQSLVFGAQDLAQQLADQCLTMALNCDQAAQRLERVRGRVLKKFESDSGLAQRRFIQGWGLCIFLPFVLSQLEPSCKKELPEFEGDVLAMGSQALTTEGIYEDVIRGCLLQRIDRELKKTLGANDVSCTLDGCLEVPWEQEGADEETEAEREGRTCSRQPGSGAQIQPLCPPPSQGTFRS; this comes from the exons ATGGGCGGGCGACCCTCGAGCCCTCTGgacaagcagcagcagcagcacctaaGGG aaacagggtctcactatgttgcccaggttggtcttgaactcctgagctcaagcgatcctcccatatcaacctcccaaaatgctgggattacag GTCAGGTGGACACCCTGATGAGGAACTTCCTGCCCTGCTACCGCGGGCAGCTGGCAGCGTCTATCCTGCGGCAGATCTCCCGAGAGCTGGGCCCTCAGGAGCCGGCTAGAAGCCAGTTGCTACGCAGCAAA AAGCTGCCCCAAGTCCGTGAGCACCGAGGACCCCTGACCCAGCTTCGGGGCCACCCACCCCGGTGGCAGCCGATCTTCTGTGTCCTGCGTGGGGACGGCCGCCTGGAGTGGTTCAGCCACAAGGAG GAATATGAAAACGGGGGTCACCCCCTTGGCTCCACAGCCCTGACGGGATACACACTCCTGACTTCCCAGCGAGAATATCTCCGCCTTTTAGACGCTCTCTGCCCGGACTCCTTGG CAGCAGCCCCCACCCTGGGTGTGACAACCACCAATGTCTCCAGCATTGCCAAGTGTCTCCTGGGGGTCAGCGTTGCCCCGG GAGACCATACTCAGGAAGAGCCTGACTCCCTCTTGGAAGTGCCTGTGAGCTTCCCGCTGTTCCTGCAGCACCCCTTCCGCCGGCACCTCTGCTTCTCTGCAGCCACCAGGGAGGCACAGCATGCCTGGAGGCTGGCCCTGCAGGGTGGCATCCGGCTTCGGGGCACAG TCCTGCAGCGAAGCCAGGCCCCTGCTGCCCGGGCCTTCCTGGACGCCGTCCGACTCTACCGGCAGCACCAAGGCCACTTTGGCGACGACGACGTGACCCTAGGCTCAGACGCCGAG GTGCTGACCGCGGTGCTGATGCGGGAGCAACTTCCCGCGCTGCGAGCCCAGACCCTTCCTGGCCTCCGGGGATCAGGCCGCGCCCGTGCCTGGGCCTGGACCGAG CTTCTAGACGCCGTTCACGCAGCTGTCCTGGCCGGGGCCTCCGCCGGGCTCCGCGCCTTCCAGCCGGAAAAGGACGAGCTGCTTGCATCCCTGGAGAAGGCGATCCGCCCAGACATGGACCAGCTACTGAGGCAGCGGGCGCGTGTGGCGGGGCGACTGCGGA CGGATATCAGGGGACCGCTCGAGTCGTGCCTGCGCCGGGAGGTGGACCCGCAGCTGCCCCGGGTCGTGCAGACCCTGCTGCGCACCGTGGAAGCGTCGCTCGAGGCGGTGCGGACCCTCCTGGCTCAAGGCATGGACCGACTGTCCCGCCGCCTGCGCCAGAGCTCCTCGGGCACGCGGCTGCGCAGGGAG GTTTACTCATTTGGAGAGATGCCATGGGACTTGGCACTGATGCAGACATGCTACCGTGAGGCCGAACGGAGCCACGGGCGCTTGGGGCAGCTGGCAGCACCGTTTGGCTTTCTGGGGATGCAGAGCCTCGTGTTTGGGGCCCAAGATCTTGCACAGCAG CTGGCTGACCAGTGTCTGACCATGGCCCTCAACTGTGACCAGGCTGCCCAGAGGCTGGAGAGAGTCAGGGGGCGCGTGCTGAAG AAATTCGAATCGGACAGCGGGTTGGCGCAGAGGAGGTTCATCCAAGGCTGGGGTCTCTGCATCTTTTTACCTTTTGTGCTGAGCCAACTCGAGCCAAGCTGCAAAAAG GAGCTGCCTGAGTTCGAGGGGGATGTCCTTGCCATGGGCAGCCAGGCTCTGACCACTGAGGGCATCTATGAGGACGTCATCCGGGGGTGCTTGCTGCAGAGGATTGACCGAG AACTGAAAAAGACCCTTGGTGCCAATGATGTATCCTGCACTCTGGACGGCTGCTTGGAGGTCCCATGGGAACAGGAGGGAGCAG atgaggaaactgaggctgagcgGGAAGGAAGGACTTGTTCCAGGCAGCCGGGCTCTGGTGCCCAGATCCAGCCACTCTGCCCACCGCCTTCTCAAGGAACATTCCGGAGCTGA
- the NIBAN3 gene encoding protein Niban 3 isoform X11, producing MGGRPSSPLDKQQQQHLRETGSHYVAQVGLELLSSSDPPISTSQNAGITGQVDTLMRNFLPCYRGQLAASILRQISRELGPQEPARSQLLRSKKLPQVREHRGPLTQLRGHPPRWQPIFCVLRGDGRLEWFSHKEEYENGGHPLGSTALTGYTLLTSQREYLRLLDALCPDSLAAAPTLGVTTTNVSSIAKCLLGVSVAPGDHTQEEPDSLLEVPVSFPLFLQHPFRRHLCFSAATREAQHAWRLALQGGIRLRGTVLQRSQAPAARAFLDAVRLYRQHQGHFGDDDVTLGSDAEVLTAVLMREQLPALRAQTLPGLRGSGRARAWAWTELLDAVHAAVLAGASAGLRAFQPEKDELLASLEKAIRPDMDQLLRQRARVAGRLRTDIRGPLESCLRREVDPQLPRVVQTLLRTVEASLEAVRTLLAQGMDRLSRRLRQSSSGTRLRREVYSFGEMPWDLALMQTCYREAERSHGRLGQLAAPFGFLGMQSLVFGAQDLAQQLIADAVATFLQLADQCLTMALNCDQAAQRLERVRGRVLKKFESDSGLAQRRFIQGWGLCIFLPFVLSQLEPSCKKELPEFEGDVLAMGSQALTTEGIYEDVIRGCLLQRIDRDEETEAEREGRTCSRQPGSGAQIQPLCPPPSQGTFRS from the exons ATGGGCGGGCGACCCTCGAGCCCTCTGgacaagcagcagcagcagcacctaaGGG aaacagggtctcactatgttgcccaggttggtcttgaactcctgagctcaagcgatcctcccatatcaacctcccaaaatgctgggattacag GTCAGGTGGACACCCTGATGAGGAACTTCCTGCCCTGCTACCGCGGGCAGCTGGCAGCGTCTATCCTGCGGCAGATCTCCCGAGAGCTGGGCCCTCAGGAGCCGGCTAGAAGCCAGTTGCTACGCAGCAAA AAGCTGCCCCAAGTCCGTGAGCACCGAGGACCCCTGACCCAGCTTCGGGGCCACCCACCCCGGTGGCAGCCGATCTTCTGTGTCCTGCGTGGGGACGGCCGCCTGGAGTGGTTCAGCCACAAGGAG GAATATGAAAACGGGGGTCACCCCCTTGGCTCCACAGCCCTGACGGGATACACACTCCTGACTTCCCAGCGAGAATATCTCCGCCTTTTAGACGCTCTCTGCCCGGACTCCTTGG CAGCAGCCCCCACCCTGGGTGTGACAACCACCAATGTCTCCAGCATTGCCAAGTGTCTCCTGGGGGTCAGCGTTGCCCCGG GAGACCATACTCAGGAAGAGCCTGACTCCCTCTTGGAAGTGCCTGTGAGCTTCCCGCTGTTCCTGCAGCACCCCTTCCGCCGGCACCTCTGCTTCTCTGCAGCCACCAGGGAGGCACAGCATGCCTGGAGGCTGGCCCTGCAGGGTGGCATCCGGCTTCGGGGCACAG TCCTGCAGCGAAGCCAGGCCCCTGCTGCCCGGGCCTTCCTGGACGCCGTCCGACTCTACCGGCAGCACCAAGGCCACTTTGGCGACGACGACGTGACCCTAGGCTCAGACGCCGAG GTGCTGACCGCGGTGCTGATGCGGGAGCAACTTCCCGCGCTGCGAGCCCAGACCCTTCCTGGCCTCCGGGGATCAGGCCGCGCCCGTGCCTGGGCCTGGACCGAG CTTCTAGACGCCGTTCACGCAGCTGTCCTGGCCGGGGCCTCCGCCGGGCTCCGCGCCTTCCAGCCGGAAAAGGACGAGCTGCTTGCATCCCTGGAGAAGGCGATCCGCCCAGACATGGACCAGCTACTGAGGCAGCGGGCGCGTGTGGCGGGGCGACTGCGGA CGGATATCAGGGGACCGCTCGAGTCGTGCCTGCGCCGGGAGGTGGACCCGCAGCTGCCCCGGGTCGTGCAGACCCTGCTGCGCACCGTGGAAGCGTCGCTCGAGGCGGTGCGGACCCTCCTGGCTCAAGGCATGGACCGACTGTCCCGCCGCCTGCGCCAGAGCTCCTCGGGCACGCGGCTGCGCAGGGAG GTTTACTCATTTGGAGAGATGCCATGGGACTTGGCACTGATGCAGACATGCTACCGTGAGGCCGAACGGAGCCACGGGCGCTTGGGGCAGCTGGCAGCACCGTTTGGCTTTCTGGGGATGCAGAGCCTCGTGTTTGGGGCCCAAGATCTTGCACAGCAG CTCATAGCTGACGCTGTGGCCACCTTCCTGCAGCTGGCTGACCAGTGTCTGACCATGGCCCTCAACTGTGACCAGGCTGCCCAGAGGCTGGAGAGAGTCAGGGGGCGCGTGCTGAAG AAATTCGAATCGGACAGCGGGTTGGCGCAGAGGAGGTTCATCCAAGGCTGGGGTCTCTGCATCTTTTTACCTTTTGTGCTGAGCCAACTCGAGCCAAGCTGCAAAAAG GAGCTGCCTGAGTTCGAGGGGGATGTCCTTGCCATGGGCAGCCAGGCTCTGACCACTGAGGGCATCTATGAGGACGTCATCCGGGGGTGCTTGCTGCAGAGGATTGACCGAG atgaggaaactgaggctgagcgGGAAGGAAGGACTTGTTCCAGGCAGCCGGGCTCTGGTGCCCAGATCCAGCCACTCTGCCCACCGCCTTCTCAAGGAACATTCCGGAGCTGA
- the NIBAN3 gene encoding protein Niban 3 isoform X12 encodes MGGRPSSPLDKQQQQHLRGQVDTLMRNFLPCYRGQLAASILRQISRELGPQEPARSQLLRSKKLPQVREHRGPLTQLRGHPPRWQPIFCVLRGDGRLEWFSHKEEYENGGHPLGSTALTGYTLLTSQREYLRLLDALCPDSLGDHTQEEPDSLLEVPVSFPLFLQHPFRRHLCFSAATREAQHAWRLALQGGIRLRGTVLQRSQAPAARAFLDAVRLYRQHQGHFGDDDVTLGSDAEVLTAVLMREQLPALRAQTLPGLRGSGRARAWAWTELLDAVHAAVLAGASAGLRAFQPEKDELLASLEKAIRPDMDQLLRQRARVAGRLRTDIRGPLESCLRREVDPQLPRVVQTLLRTVEASLEAVRTLLAQGMDRLSRRLRQSSSGTRLRREVYSFGEMPWDLALMQTCYREAERSHGRLGQLAAPFGFLGMQSLVFGAQDLAQQLIADAVATFLQLADQCLTMALNCDQAAQRLERVRGRVLKELPEFEGDVLAMGSQALTTEGIYEDVIRGCLLQRIDRELKKTLGANDVSCTLDGCLEVPWEQEGADEETEAEREGRTCSRQPGSGAQIQPLCPPPSQGTFRS; translated from the exons ATGGGCGGGCGACCCTCGAGCCCTCTGgacaagcagcagcagcagcacctaaGGG GTCAGGTGGACACCCTGATGAGGAACTTCCTGCCCTGCTACCGCGGGCAGCTGGCAGCGTCTATCCTGCGGCAGATCTCCCGAGAGCTGGGCCCTCAGGAGCCGGCTAGAAGCCAGTTGCTACGCAGCAAA AAGCTGCCCCAAGTCCGTGAGCACCGAGGACCCCTGACCCAGCTTCGGGGCCACCCACCCCGGTGGCAGCCGATCTTCTGTGTCCTGCGTGGGGACGGCCGCCTGGAGTGGTTCAGCCACAAGGAG GAATATGAAAACGGGGGTCACCCCCTTGGCTCCACAGCCCTGACGGGATACACACTCCTGACTTCCCAGCGAGAATATCTCCGCCTTTTAGACGCTCTCTGCCCGGACTCCTTGG GAGACCATACTCAGGAAGAGCCTGACTCCCTCTTGGAAGTGCCTGTGAGCTTCCCGCTGTTCCTGCAGCACCCCTTCCGCCGGCACCTCTGCTTCTCTGCAGCCACCAGGGAGGCACAGCATGCCTGGAGGCTGGCCCTGCAGGGTGGCATCCGGCTTCGGGGCACAG TCCTGCAGCGAAGCCAGGCCCCTGCTGCCCGGGCCTTCCTGGACGCCGTCCGACTCTACCGGCAGCACCAAGGCCACTTTGGCGACGACGACGTGACCCTAGGCTCAGACGCCGAG GTGCTGACCGCGGTGCTGATGCGGGAGCAACTTCCCGCGCTGCGAGCCCAGACCCTTCCTGGCCTCCGGGGATCAGGCCGCGCCCGTGCCTGGGCCTGGACCGAG CTTCTAGACGCCGTTCACGCAGCTGTCCTGGCCGGGGCCTCCGCCGGGCTCCGCGCCTTCCAGCCGGAAAAGGACGAGCTGCTTGCATCCCTGGAGAAGGCGATCCGCCCAGACATGGACCAGCTACTGAGGCAGCGGGCGCGTGTGGCGGGGCGACTGCGGA CGGATATCAGGGGACCGCTCGAGTCGTGCCTGCGCCGGGAGGTGGACCCGCAGCTGCCCCGGGTCGTGCAGACCCTGCTGCGCACCGTGGAAGCGTCGCTCGAGGCGGTGCGGACCCTCCTGGCTCAAGGCATGGACCGACTGTCCCGCCGCCTGCGCCAGAGCTCCTCGGGCACGCGGCTGCGCAGGGAG GTTTACTCATTTGGAGAGATGCCATGGGACTTGGCACTGATGCAGACATGCTACCGTGAGGCCGAACGGAGCCACGGGCGCTTGGGGCAGCTGGCAGCACCGTTTGGCTTTCTGGGGATGCAGAGCCTCGTGTTTGGGGCCCAAGATCTTGCACAGCAG CTCATAGCTGACGCTGTGGCCACCTTCCTGCAGCTGGCTGACCAGTGTCTGACCATGGCCCTCAACTGTGACCAGGCTGCCCAGAGGCTGGAGAGAGTCAGGGGGCGCGTGCTGAAG GAGCTGCCTGAGTTCGAGGGGGATGTCCTTGCCATGGGCAGCCAGGCTCTGACCACTGAGGGCATCTATGAGGACGTCATCCGGGGGTGCTTGCTGCAGAGGATTGACCGAG AACTGAAAAAGACCCTTGGTGCCAATGATGTATCCTGCACTCTGGACGGCTGCTTGGAGGTCCCATGGGAACAGGAGGGAGCAG atgaggaaactgaggctgagcgGGAAGGAAGGACTTGTTCCAGGCAGCCGGGCTCTGGTGCCCAGATCCAGCCACTCTGCCCACCGCCTTCTCAAGGAACATTCCGGAGCTGA